The genomic DNA TCACCAATTACAGAAAAAATAAAATCAGTATGTCTTTCTGGTAAAAATTCAAGTTGTGACTGTGTACCATTCAACCAACCTTTTCCGGTTAATCCCCCTGAACCGATAGCGATTTTTGATTGAGTAATATGATAACCTGTTCCTAATGGATCAAGATCCGGATTCAATAAAGTATTAATTCTATCTCGTTGATAATCATGCATATAAAAAAACCAAATTATTGGAATAGAAAATATTACTATTGAGATTATTATAACAATTAATTTACCACTAAAACCTGCAAAAAATAAAGTAAATAATCCAGAAATACTGATCAAAATTGCACTACCTAAATCTGGTTGATAAGCTACAAGTACTGTAGGTATTAAAATGAGTATTAATACAAAACTAGTATGTTTTACAGATGACAGTGATTCATTATCATAATAGTGAACATAACGAGCTAATATAAGAGGCATAATAATTTTAACTAATTCTGAAGGTTGAAAGCGAATGTCGCCAAAAAATAACCATCTTTGTGCTCCTTTAGTAATATCTCCATAAATGTTTACCAAAATTAATAAAAATATGCAAAAGCAATATAAGTAAGGTGCCAGTGTTTCATATATACGAGGAGGTATTTGTGCCAATCCTATCATTATTATTAGACCAAAAATAATTTGAATGATCTTTTTTTCCACAATAAATATATTTTGTCCACTAGCGCTCCACATAATAAATAAACTGTATATCAAAAGTAAAATAATAAAAAAAAACAATATTCTATCAATATACATTTTTTTTCGTGTAGTATATTTTTTAAAAATTGTTTTCATAAGTTATAAATACATTTTTATATAGGCATACAAAAATGATTGCGATGCAATGCATGATTGTTAATGCAACTTTTTTTAATTAGATTTTTAATTAGATAATAAAATATAATCAAATATTTTTCTGGTAATTGTTCCTATTGATATTCCATTACCTCCATTTTCTAAAATGACAACAATTGCTATTGTAGGTTCATGGTACGGCGCGAAAGCAATCATTAATTTGTGATCACGTAAGTATTCTGAAATTAAACATGGATTGTAAATTTCATTATCTTTTAAACTGTAAATTTGTGCCGTTCCGGATTTTGCAGCTACTTTGTAAATAGTATCAAAAAAATTATTTCGAAGTATCCCGTTATTTCTATTAGCTGCCCCAAACATAGCATCTTTGACAATTGTCCAGGATTCTGAGTCAGAATTACAAATTTGATATTGTGTGTTTTTATAATAAATTTGGGATTCATCTGTAACAATTGCATGCAACAAATGGGGGGTACGCACAACACCATTATTAACCAAGGTCATAAGTGATTTTGACATTTGTATAGGAGTTGCACTCCAATAACCTTGACCTATGCCTACTGAAATTGTATCACCTGGATACCAAGGTTTTTTAAAACGTTTCATTTTCCAAGTTTTTGTGGGCATTATTCCAGAAATTTCTTCTAACAAATCGATACCTGTATATTGTCCGTAACCAAATTTTATCATCCATTTTGATAAATTATCTATACCCATATTATAAGCTATCTGGTAAAAAAACGTATCAGAAGATTCTTCAATAGCTTTAGTAATATTTAGATATCCGTGCCCAGTACGTTTCCAATCTCGATACCGTTTTTCTGATCCTGGAAGTTTCCACCAACCAGGATCAAATATGGAAAAGTTTTTATTTATAGTACCTGATATTAATGCTGATATTGAAATATACGGTTTTATTGTTGATGCTGGAGGGTAAATTCCTTGAGTAGCTCGATTTAACAGTGGTAGATTTTTATCCTTTAATAATTTATTAAAGTTTTTTTCTGAAATCCCTTTAACAAATTGATTTGGATCATAGCTAGGATTAGATATCAATGCTCGAATACTACTATCACGTGGATCTGTAACTATTACAGATGCACGATTACCTATTAATAGTTTTTCAATATATTGTTGTAAATTAATATCTAATGTTAAGAAAATATTTTTCCCTGCTTCGGGAGATTGTTTATATAACTGTCGAATAATTTCTCCTCTATTATTTACTTCAACTTTTTCGTATCCTGGTTTGCCATACAAAATATTTTCATAATATCGTTCAATTCCTAATTTTCCTACATTACGCGTAATAAAAAATTTTTGCATATTGTTTTCTGAATTTAATTGTTTAATATCTTGAGCGTTAATTTTAGAAACATATCCAATTACATGGGTGAGTGTAGAACCATATGGATAATATCTATATTGATATTCTTTCATTTCAACACCAGAAAATCGAAATTGATTAAGCGCAAAAGATGCTTGTTCTACATCTGTGAGATCGGTTTTTATGGGTAATGACAAAAATTTTGGAAAATTTTTTCGTTTTTTTTTAAAAGCAATAATTTCATCATTAGTTATTTGTATTATTGATTGTAAAGAATTAATAGTTTCTTGTAAATCTATTACTTTT from Blochmannia endosymbiont of Polyrhachis (Hedomyrma) turneri includes the following:
- the rodA gene encoding rod shape-determining protein RodA — protein: MKTIFKKYTTRKKMYIDRILFFFIILLLIYSLFIMWSASGQNIFIVEKKIIQIIFGLIIMIGLAQIPPRIYETLAPYLYCFCIFLLILVNIYGDITKGAQRWLFFGDIRFQPSELVKIIMPLILARYVHYYDNESLSSVKHTSFVLILILIPTVLVAYQPDLGSAILISISGLFTLFFAGFSGKLIVIIISIVIFSIPIIWFFYMHDYQRDRINTLLNPDLDPLGTGYHITQSKIAIGSGGLTGKGWLNGTQSQLEFLPERHTDFIFSVIGEELGLIGEIVLLLLYVNIIIRGFFIAINAKNIFGRIISSSLMIILFIYVFTNIGMVSGLLPVVGIPLPLVSYGGSALIVFLSSFGIIMSVYIHRDII
- the mrdA gene encoding peptidoglycan DD-transpeptidase MrdA, which translates into the protein MKTKYSQVFYNCSNKITIFTRRIIIACILIFILIIILIINLCYLQIIHFKNYNTRSNNNRIKLLPIPPSRGIIYDRNGVALAINQTIYQLEITEEKVIDLQETINSLQSIIQITNDEIIAFKKKRKNFPKFLSLPIKTDLTDVEQASFALNQFRFSGVEMKEYQYRYYPYGSTLTHVIGYVSKINAQDIKQLNSENNMQKFFITRNVGKLGIERYYENILYGKPGYEKVEVNNRGEIIRQLYKQSPEAGKNIFLTLDINLQQYIEKLLIGNRASVIVTDPRDSSIRALISNPSYDPNQFVKGISEKNFNKLLKDKNLPLLNRATQGIYPPASTIKPYISISALISGTINKNFSIFDPGWWKLPGSEKRYRDWKRTGHGYLNITKAIEESSDTFFYQIAYNMGIDNLSKWMIKFGYGQYTGIDLLEEISGIMPTKTWKMKRFKKPWYPGDTISVGIGQGYWSATPIQMSKSLMTLVNNGVVRTPHLLHAIVTDESQIYYKNTQYQICNSDSESWTIVKDAMFGAANRNNGILRNNFFDTIYKVAAKSGTAQIYSLKDNEIYNPCLISEYLRDHKLMIAFAPYHEPTIAIVVILENGGNGISIGTITRKIFDYILLSN